DNA from Thermodesulfobacteriota bacterium:
TTCTCGTATCTTCAAAATAGCATTAAAAAACCAATCTGCTGAAGAATGATATGTCCATTTTTATCCGGCACATGTTAATCCCTTTACCACTTCTACTTTTTGTTCACTACCTCTACCCGTGCAGCTATCTGTCAAATTGTCATTTCGAATGTTCATATCGATGTCATTCCGAACGAATGTGAGGAATCTTTTGTGTTTTAAGATTTCTCCTTTCAGTCGAAATGACAGGTGGCAGAGTAGGGCTGAACAGTGTGGAAGTCGAGATAAATGCAGTTGAAGTCCAGGTGTCAGAATCCTAATTTGACATTCTTAGTATGTGCTTCTCACCTGTCATCGTTACAAACCCGTGAAGCCACTACCCTTGTCATTACCACATGTTACCCGATTAATACTTTCCGGTACGAGTTTAAATAGGAATCCCCCAATCTGTCATTCCCGCGCAAGCGGGAATCCAGTTTTTCAAAAAATGGGTCCCGATTAAGCTTGTCCCTGCACGTTATCCGATTAATACTTTCGGATACAAGCTTTAGCGGGGAACATTCGGGAATGACGGGTGAGTGAATCACCGATTGGTCCCCTGGTTTAACCGGGGGGACGGGGATGACATGGGGGGAGGAGCCCCGACTTGGTCTCCTGGTTTGACTGGGAGATAATCAATCAGAACCATTTATAGATGAGAATGCTTGAAGTAGTATTTACTCGATATCAATACATCTGCAGCTTGCAGAAAGTTTTTCATTTTTTATACAGTTCTGGTTACAATATTAAATATGTTATTTACGGTCGAAAATTAAAAACACCATGGTTATTTCTCCAAGAATAAAGAGAATATCCTGGGGTAGAATAGAGGTAGAAGGTAACGAGAAGCCATTCAAAGATGCCAAACTCTTTCCCGGAGGCTCCAGGGAATGGGATTGGAACGAAACCGGTACCCGTCATGTGCCGGGCATCCAACCCGCCGATGTAGAAGAATTGCTGGAGCACGGCGCTACTGAAGTGATACTTTCAAAAGGTGTGTACGAGCAACTCCAAGTTTGTCCGGAGACCCTGGAGATGCTCAAGCAAAGAGGTATCACCACACATGTATTGCAAACCGAAGAAGCAGTTAGGCTCTACAACGAGCTAAGGGAAAAGAAGAGAGTAGGTGGGCTATTTCATTCAACATGCTGACGCTTTAGGGGAAAGCTTGAATTATATTGACATACACATTTCCGACGGTTATTTTGTGTATGATATTTCGATACTGGAGATACCGAATGAAACGCACAAATATTGTCATCGATGAGTCATTGGTAAAAAAAGCGCTCAAGGCTACCGGACTCAAGACACGCAGAGAGTTGGTTGATTACGCCTTGCGTGAACTAATCCGTCGAGAATCCCAGAAAGACATTCTGGAATTAAAAGGAAAGGTTACATGGCAAGGTGATATCAAGGCTATGCGTAAAGGCCGAATATCCTAATGACTCTTGTAGATACTACAGTATGGATTGACCTATTCGCAGGCCGTAATACACCTCAGGTGTCTTCTTTTGAGTCATTGATAGTAAATAGAGAAGATATATGTTTATGCGGTGTTATTCTTACCGAGGTACTACAGGGAATCAGAGACGAGAAAGAATATCTAAAGACAGAATCGGTACTTTCAAACCTAATATATCTACCCATGGAACATGGTACGTTTCTTCTTGCCGCTGGCATATATAGGTCACTTCGATCAAAGGGTATCACAATTAGAAATTCCATTGACTGCATGATAGCGGCGGTTTGTATTGAAAATAAAATACCAATTCTACACAACGATAAGGATTTCGATCTGATTGCTAGAGAGTTTGATCTGGAGGTTTTAAAGGTATGATTCAACTAAATCTAATATTTCAACCTCCTATGCCCGAAATCTTGAGTGGCTTGCTCATACTGCTACTATTAGAGCTTCAAAATGTTCTTCCGGAATAGGTAAACCGTCTTCTTCAAGCGCCGAAATATATCCCTGAATCGCTTCTTTGATATTGGCGATAACTTCTTCTTTGCTTTTCCCTTGGCTTACACATCCAGGAAGGCTAGGACACTCCGCTACCCAATAGCCATCTTCACCGGGATAGATGATTGCTTGTCTCTTTGTTCAACTCATTCGGCAAGTCATTTTTAGAACTTAAATGATATCTTGGGTTATTTGTATTCCCCAACAAAAACAGAATATGAGAAAGCTTTTCGTTATTACTTTGTTTATAGTAGGGGTTTGGTTAGTCCTACGGGCTTTTCAGTCCTGGGAAGAGGCGTATTGTTCTAAATTATTTCTTGACAAGGTTTTCCGGGAGATTGTTTCTATGCTAGGTCTTGACTATTCGCCCTATGCTACTAAGGAAAAAATCATCGACGAGAGATTGCTTGGCTTAAGAAATAATATAGCTCATGGTAAATACCTTACGATAGATCTTAGGGATTACTTAGAACTGCATAGCGAAGTTATAACCATGCTGAACACTTTTAGAAATCAGATTGACAACTCAGCCAATACTCAATCTTATCTCCGAAGATGAAAGACTTAGGTAAGGAAATATTGTAAGCCCGTTTTACCAAAAGTATACAAAAGACTTCTACAACTATGACCCCGATTCCACAATCTTGCTCTTTGATAACCCTCCACACATTAGCTAAACTAAAGATTCACAATTCAATCCCAAAAGAGGAAAAGAGATGAGCAAGTATCCGAAAGGACTGGAGATGTTTATTGACTACCGGTTTATAGATGCGGTATTCCAGCGGAGGTCGAGGAGATTCGGGCTGGGGATGGAGATTGACAAAGGGCCTCTCAAGTATCAATCCAAGCATAATTCCGTCCCGCTTACCGAGCTTGAAGAGGCACTGCTGGTCTGGACTGGGCTGGGAATAAAGAGCATAAACCTTTCCGACTTTCCGCCACACGTGGGGCTCGACCTGGAGATGCAATTTACCAGTAAAACCATACCGGCACTCGGCGACGTTCATAGGACGGAGCTATTCTACACGAACGATAACGGCACGTACATGATTAAAATGCACGACAAAAAACCAGACGACTTTAAAGGCCTGGAAGGGTTGAGTCGAGAAGAAAGGGTAGAAAGAATACTGGAGCTATTCAAGGAATCGAGGATAACCCTCGAAGATAAGCGCGCACATCTGCCCAACCGTCCGCCTGGTATCGCCGCACATAATCTATGGAATGTCAATAAACCGGGCACGACCGTGTTCATGCCGGTGACAGACCTCTCCGCTTGCATCATAAACCTCTACTTTTTCTACATGAGACCGGACCACCGGTTTAACTTTGTCGACGAACTCCACGGAATGAGGCCGCCCGGAACTGCCGGATGGCTCAAAAAGGGATTAATAGACGAAGGGAAGAGGATGCCGCTCATCGAGGCGGAATTGAGATTTGCCAATGGCTATATCGCTGAGCAGGCCTTCATGGGCCAGAACATGGTGCTGGCACTACAGGCTCTTGGCCTAGGCGGTTGGCTTTTCAGCGGATTTGCCAGCATGTTCATGCTTGGTGGGACGCCCTTTTTTAGGGGACTGGGCTTTAGGTTTATAACCCCGAAGATTAAGGGTGAAACCGGAAACCCTAATCCGGTGGCGGTGGGTAAAGACGGTCTATTTGAAGCGTTTTGCCCTCCCTACTACAAAGATATGGGTGAGGCGGTGGAAGCGCTTAACGATTTAAAATGGAGCAACTGGGCATCGCATAAAATGCCCTACAAAAATCCGGAAGGGGTGATGCAGGAGATCGAAAGGCCAAGCAAAGAGGAAATCCAAATCGTGAAGGATATCTGCAACTACGTGTATGACACCTACGGTAGATTCCCCGCTTTCTCAGACCCGATGTTCTTGCGGTTCATGGTTCAGGCCCATCATCTCGACCTTGATTTTTATGACCAGTTTTACCCGGAGGGCGCTTATACGGAGAACCACAAAAATCACTTCAAGCTCTGGCACCCGGAAATCCCCGACCCGTTTGAGAAATAAAAGAATTTTCAACCACTAAGGCACCGCGGCACAAAGGAAGAATATGCATCGTAAAAAAGTGGTTTCAAGAAAAAGTTCAGGAATCAGAATACAGGAGTTAAAATGGTTTTTTTTCTGACTCCTAACTTCTCTATTCTATATTTCAACTTCGTGTCTTAGTGTTGTCTGGACAAAGCTCGACACAGGTTTTGTGGTTAAATGTTTTCAAATGAAAAAGGTTTATATAACGGCCAATCTTCCCGGAAAATCAGTGGAGGATTTGAAGAGAGATTACAAAGTGGAGGTATTTTCGGAGGAACGCTCGCCGACTGAGGAGGAGATACTCCGGGGCGCAAGGGATGCTCACGCCTTGGTGGCTATGGTTACAGATAGAATTGATAGCACCGTTATCGACTCATGTCCAAGTCTCTTAGTTATTTCCAATTGCGGTGTTGGATACGAGAACATAGACGTAGACCATGCTACCAAAAGAGGGATCTTGGTGACAAATACGCCTGGGGTTCTCACCGAAACTACTGCAGACTTGGCTTGGGCGTTGATTTTCTCCGTTGCCCGAAGAATTATATCCGGAGATTCGTTTGTGCGGGAAGGTCGGTTTGTAGGCTGGAGGCCAACCCTTTTTTTGGGCGTTGATGTTCATGGAAAAACCCTGGGCATCTACGGCATGGGACGTATCGGCACGGCTATAGCCAGGAGGGCTAAGGGTTTTGACATGCGAGTTATTTACCACAATAGGAAGAGAAACGAAGAATCGGAAAAAGAAAGCGGAGCTATTTACGTTGATTTTCCTACTCTTTTGAGAGAGTCCGATTTTGTGGCCATTGCTGCACCCCTGAACGAAGGTAGCAGAGGTCGTTTTGGGCTCGATGAATTTAGACAAATGAAAAGAACTGCCGTACTGGTGAATGTAGGGCGGGGTCAGATCGTGAAGGAAAAGGAGCTGGCATTGGCCCTTGAGGAGAGAATCATCTGGGGGGCAGGACTCGATGTCTACGAGAGAGAGCCGGCTGTGGAAGAGAAACTTTTGAAACTGCGAAATGTGGTCCTTCTTCCTCATCTGGGGAGTGCTTCCCTTGAAACAAGGGAAAGGATGGCCAGCATGGCTGTAGAAAATGTGGTTCAAGCGCTGAGTGGTGAAGCCCCTCGAAATCTGGTTAACCCCGAGGTTCTTGATACGAGGTAGGGGCAACTCGGCGAGTCGCCTCTACAATTTATTTATCCGGTTGATGAGAGGCTGGGAAGGGGATTCTTGCCGCCGGTCAGCTTTTGCATTGTCTTGAAGACATCGCTTTCCTGAAACTCGGAGGGATTTATGGGGTCTGTGTATTCGTCCTCGAATTGTCGGTCATAAGAAATTATAAAAGCCTTTGCCTTGGCTATCTGGGTCCTCATAGGTTCCTGGTCCAGCTTTCCCAGCACTAGCTCGACGAACTGTTTTCCCTTTTCATCTCCGTAGAGTCTTATAGCCTCTTCCATTATTTTCTGATGTACGTCCGGTTCTACCTTTTTCAGCTCCTCTACGTTCTGCTCTATGGGTTCATATATGGAAATTAGCTTTTTGCACAGCTCCCTTATGGTTTTCATGTTTTCGTGGATCACATCTATTTTCTCCATCACATCGGGGAGGTCCTTCTCGTCGACATCGGAAAGGTCAAAACCTTTGTAGTTGCTGGGGTTATCATAGTCGAAATCATCCCTGGCCATTGTGCGTCCTCCTTATGGAGAATTCACTATACCGTACATTCTAATCATGATGAAAAACATTTCAACTGGTTTTGATTCGACCTTGAAATTATATAGGATCCTGGAAAACATGGTTTTTGGGCGAGGCTGAAGCTAAAAATTATTCCGGACACGTCTGGAATCTCCATTTGGTGGAAATAGGAAGGCTAATATTAAGATAATTAAAATAGACCAGGCCCTGTAGGTCCTTACGACAAAGTTATTGGATGGCTTTTCTCATAGCCTCTACCGGGGCGTCTATTCCCGTCCATATCTTGAAGCTTTCTACTCCTTGATATAAAAGCATACTGAGTCCTCCGGAGACCTTGTGACCAAGCTCCTTTGCTCTTTTGATAAGCTCGGTCTGGCGAGGCTTATAAACTAAGTCATATACCTTCGAGTCTTTGGGCAGGAACTCGAGGGGTATATCGAATAGACTGCTACCCTCCATTCCGGCAGAAGTGGCGTTAACCAGGAGGTTAGTGCTACCCAGACAGCTTTCGACCATCTGCTTATCCTCGGGGGAAATAGCCTCGATCATCGTGTCTTTGAAGTGCTTTTTGAACTCGGATACCAGTTTTTTTGCTTTGTCGAAGGTCCGGTTTATCAGGTAAACATGGGATGCGTCATTCATGCATAGCGCCGAAAGCACAGCTCGCCCCGCTCCCCCGGCTCCCAATACAGTCACACTCAAACCCTTTGGATGAAGCCCTAGATCCTCCTTTATCGCCCTAAGAAATCCTCCCACATCTGTGTTATACCCTTTCAGCTTTCCGTTATCGTTCTTCACTGTATTGACGGCGCCGGTAAGTGCCACCTCGGGAGAGATTTGATCTAGGAAAAAGGTCATGCTTTCCTTGTGGGGAATGGTGATGTTCACCCCGGCGATTCCCAGGGACTTGATTGCGCGAGCGGCAGACTCAAGGTCCTTAGGCTGTATATCGAAAGCAACGTATACGCAGTCTAGATCAAGCGCCTGGAAAGCACAGTTGTGCATTATCGGGGAAAGGCTATGGTTTACCGGATGACCAAAGATACCATAGACCTTGGTAGTTGCTTTTATGCTCAAATATCGTCCCCCTTAGCCTCGAAGTATACCACTAACATTCGAGAAAAGTCTAAGTTTACAGTATCTGAAGCAGGGCTAAAAGATTCGCTGCCTTTCGTATCAGCCCGCAAGGCGGCCTAATTCCAAACCTCAGCGGGCTATAGACCGACCGTGCTCTTTTTATCAAAAATCTCTTTCGCCTTCTCCACGTCCTTTCTAATCTCTGCAACCAGAGCATCGACGCTTTCGAACCGTCTTTCGTCTCTCAATCTTTCTAAGAACTCCAGTCTCATGGTTTTTCCGTAAACGTCGCCACTGAAATCAAGTAGGTGAGTTTCTATGAGTAGCTGGTTAGCATCGAAGGTGGGGCGGATACCGACGTTGGTTATGCTCTTGAAGATTTTCTCGTCAATGTACGCCCAGGTAACGTAAACTCCTCTTTTAGGAAGAAGCTCCCAGTCGGTATCTAGGTTGGCGGTGGGGAAGCCGAGCACCCTTCCCCTCTTTTCTCCCTCTTTTATTCTGCCCTCGATAAAGAAATTTCTGCCAAGGAATCTTCCCGCTTTTTCCACCTTTCCGTTTTCGATCAAATCCCTAATAACGGTGCTGCTGACCGGTTCGTTGTCCAGGGAAACGGGTTCCACTATTTTGGTCTCGAAGCCATGGGTCCTGCCCAGCGATTCCAGCAAATCGATGTTGCCTTCTCTTTTCCTGCCGAAAAAAAAGTCCGGACCCACGAATATAGTCCTAACACGCAACTTTCTTACTAGGGTGTCTCTCACAAAATCCTTGGCGGATATTTGGGCAAACTCTTTGGTGAAATTAAAGCATACGGTTATGTCTACTCCTTCTTTCTCCAGGAGTTTCAGTCTTTCTCTCAGGGGGACTATGAGCGGCATGGCTGTTCCGCGGAGCACCTTCTGGGGATGAGGGTGAAAAGTGACAACACAGGAATGAAGACCCTTTTCCCGGGCCTCATTTTTCAGGAGCCCGATGATTTTCTTATGTCCTACGTGAACCCCATCGAAGATTCCGATGGTTACGGATGTAGGAAATTCAAGCGGTTCTTCGGGGTTGAAAATTATCTTCATATCCTGAGTTTCTTGAATCCTTCGATTGCTTTCTCCTCTCCGAGTACGAAGAGTACATCACCGGCCATGATTTTATCCTCCGGACGCGGGACTATGGAAACCTCTTTTCCTTCCGCGGTTTTTCTGTTTATCCAGACCACGGTTATGCCATACTTTGACCTTATGTGGGCTTCTTGGAGGGTCTTATCACATAGTTCCTTTGGGGCTTTCATTTCCACTAAGGCGTAGCCCTCGTGGAGGTTTATCTGTTCAAAAACATGTGGGGTACTCAATTTGTCTGCCAGTCTCAGGGCTGCTTCCCTTTCTGGGAATATAACTTCTGTTGCCCCAATTTTTTCGACTATTCTAGCGTGGTCCTGAGAAATTGCTTTGACGATTATTCTTGTTATTCCGATGTCGCGTATATGTAAGGTAGCCAGCACGCTTGCATCTATCCTGCTTTCTCCCAGGCTTATTACCGCTGCATCAATCGACCCCAGGCCGATTTGGTCCAGTGCCTCTCTTTCAGAAACATCTGCTACTACCGCTTCGGAAACATAATCCTTGGCCTCAGCAACCCTTTTTTCATCGATGTCGATGGCAATAACTTCCTGGCCTTTTTCAAAAAGTCTTCTTGCCAAATAAGACCCGAAATTGCCCAGCCCGCAAACTAGAAATCTGGCTCTCTTCATCCAACCATGACTCTTTCTTCTGCGTATTTAAAACGAACTGGCTTTTCTCCTCCGACTGCCAGGGCGATGGCAAGTGGTCCCACCCTTCCGATAAGCATAGTGAAGATTACCACAATTTTACCAAAAGTTGAGAGCTTTGCGGTAAGCCCGAGGGAGAGCCCCACTGTTCCAAAAGCAGATACGATTTCAAAAAGCGCATCCATATAGATACCGGGCATTTTAGTATAGGAGATTGCCCAACTTTCTGATGCAGTCAGCACTACTGACATGAAAATTATCACCAGTGAACTTGCCGTGACCACGGCAATACCCTTGGATACAAGGTCTCGGGGTATTGTTCTATTAGAAAGAAAAACCTCTTCTCTTCCCAAGGAGCGGTCTTTGATGAAAGCGAGCAGCACGGCGAGGGTTGAAGTTTTTATACCGCCGCCGCATGAGCCCGGAGATGCACCGATAAACATTAAAATAATCATGATGAAAAGCGTAGAGCTTGAGAATAGGGTGAGGTCTATGGTGTTAAATCCGGTCGTCCTGGCAGTAGCAGATTGAAAAATAGAAATGAGAATTTTCTCTTTTAGCGGCATTTCTTTCAAAGCTCCATTCCATTCAAGCCCCAGGATGGCTACCCCGCCGCCCACTAGGAGAACTACGCTTAGTAAAAGTACGATCCGGGAATGAAGGGAGATTTGCGGAATTTTTTTCAAAAAGTAGAGTCTCAAGTCGCGGACAACCAAAAAACCTATACCGCCGGTCACTAGGACGAAGATCAGAACCAGGTTTACTCCGGTATGATTCTTATATCCGATGAAGCTATCCGGGTAAAAGGAGAAGCCAGCATTGCAGAAAGCAGCCACCGAATGGAAAAGAGCGGTAAAAAAACCACCTTCCGGAATAAACATGAAAAGAAAGAGCGCTCCTACAAGTTCGACCAGTAATGTAAATAGAACAATCTCGAATAACAGTGTTCTGAAGTTGGTCACCCCGAAATGGGCGAAGGAGTCACGTATCACTGCTCTATTCTTCAAGCTCAGTCTGCCGGTGAGTACGGAAGTAAAAACGGCGCCGTAGGTAGCAATACCCAGCCCTCCTACCTGAATCAGTAGAAGAATCACTATCTTCCCAAAATCGGTAAATTTAGTGCCGGTGTCTACCACAATTAGTCCAGTAACACACACTGCAGACGTGGCCGTAAAAAGGGCATCGACGAAGGATATTCCGCCATGGGTGGCGATAGGGAGTTTGAGTAGAACTCCCCCGATGACACATGCGGCGGCGAATGTTAGGACGACAAGCTGTGTGGGATTAAGTTCTTTAAGCCGGTCTTTCTGTTCGGGCATCTAATAAATTGGGGGATATTATACCATTTTCAGTCGTTCAAATGCTTTGGTTTAATGCGGGAAGGTTTATTTAATAATCTTGGATTAGCGGAAATAGATTGTGCTTTCGGAAATTGGGCTTAACGTTGGCGTTACTTTCTCCAGAACGCCGGGGCAAAAAGAACCAGGATGGTGAATAGTTCAAGCCTTCCCAGAAGCATAAGCAGCGAGAGGACGATTTTGGACAAGGAGGTTAGGCCGGCGTAGTTGAGAGTGGGGCCTACTTGCTCCAGCCCTGGTCCTACGTTCCCAATGGTTGCCGCACAGGCCGAAATTGCGGTAACTATAGAGGCCCCTTCAGCCATGATAAGCAAGGTTCCGATTAGAAAGACCACCAAGTAAAGCAAAAAGAATCCGGTTGCACTGGATACCGCTTCTTCGCTGACTGCTTTTTTCCCTAGCCTTATCGGTAGGACCGCCTTTGGATAAATCAACTTGTGAATTTCTCTGTAGCATTTTTTCAAAAGAATCATGATGCGTATGTTTTTGATAGCACCGGAGGTCGACCCGGCACAACCTCCCAGAAACATCAGTATCAGAAGAAGCCATTTGGAGAAGGAAGGCCACAGGTCAAAATTATCCGTGGCAAAGCCGGTGGTGGTTCCTATCGATACTACTTGGAACGAAGCGGCTCTCAGAGCATCGAGAAAGTCCGGATTCATTCTCATCCATAGCTCTAACGTCACGAGGATAATTGCGCCGATGGTTAAAAACAGATAGAACCCAAATTCGGGGTCCCGGATAAGCTTCTTGTAGTCTCCTCTCAAGAGTCCGTAATGAAGGACGAAATTCATCCCGGCGATAAACATAAAAAAAATGACCACAATCTCGATGTAGGGGTTTCCAAAGGCACCGATGCTCAGGTTCTTAGTCGAGTATCCGCCCGTAGACATGGTGGAGAAGGTGTGGACGATGGAATCGTAGACCGACATCCCGGCCAAGAAAAGCAACAAAGCCTGGATGGCCGAAAACAGCAGATACACAACCCACAGTTTTTTTGCCGTCTCCGTAATCCGCGGCGTCAGCTTTTCGGTAGTAGGACCGGGAACCTCCAGGGACATAAGCTGCATCCCGCCCACCGCTAACCGGGGAAGAATGGCGATTCCCAGGATTATGATGCCCATTCCGCCAAGCCATTGGGTGAGGTTTCGCCAGAACAAGATTCCGTGCGGGAATAATTCGATGTCCCTCATGACACTAGCTCCGGTGGTAGTGAATCCGGATACCGATTCAAAAAAGGCGTCAACCGGATTTTCGAAAACGCCGTAGACAACATAAGGAATAGCCCCAAAAATGCTGGCGGACAACCAGCACAGGCTGGCGATGAGAAAGGCCTCCCTTCTCTCCAGTTCCTCGAAATCCTCGGATGTTTTAGTCAGAATCTCCAAGGTCAGTCCAAATACGGAGGTTATAATGGCAGAAATCAGAAAGGTCTCTAGGTCGTCCTCCCCGTAGATGAGGGAACAAACCGCCGGGACCAGCATAAGCAGTCCCAAAAATTTTAGAAAGTGGCCTATGGGATTGAGGGAAAGTTTTATGTTCACTAGCCGAGAATCTTCTCTACGTTTTTTACTGCCTCGGGAAGAGAGAAAACAATTAGCCTGTCCCCTAGAAGCGGTTTGTAGTCTCCCCGGGGTATGATTACTTCGCTCCCACGAGAGACAATTCCGACTATGGCCCCATGTGGAAATCCTGCTTTTTGAAGCGGACAGTCGAGGATTTTTGTATTCTTGGTTACTTCAAATTCCAGCACTTCTGCTTTTCCTTCTTCGACTAGAGCTACGTGAGTAACCCCCCCGATTCTTAGATGGCTCAAAATTTCGTTAGCGGTGGCAAGCCTCACGCTCACCGCCCTGTCCACGCCGATCGCCTCGATTACCTCTATGTACTCGGGCTTGGTGTAGAGAACAGTAGCCTTCTTAGCCCCCAGATTCTTGGCCAGGAGTGCGCTGAATACATTATCCTCGTCATCACCGGTGAGGGCGATGAAGTAATCGGCGGAAGCGACGCCGGCTTCTTTGAGCGTTTCGCTGTCTGTGGCATCGCCATTGAATACTAACACGCTCGGTAGATCTTCGGCGATTCTCCTGGCCTGGTTAGGGTCATTCTCGATTAACCTCACGGAAATCTCATGCTCACAAAGGTTCATCGCCACTTTACTACCGATTTTTCCACCGCCTACTATGACCACCGATTCTACTTTTTCCTCTCTCACTCCAAGAAGTTCCTTGAGTCTTTGAAGGACCGACGGGACTCCAAAGGCAAAAACGTAGTCTCCTGCCTTTAACCTGGTTTCCCCGGTGGGTATGGTAATCTTTCCGTTTCTGGATACTGCCACGAATATCCAGGATTTAGCCGGGCCCAGCTCGGCTAGCTTCTTTCCGATTATCGGGGCGGATTCTTCTATCTTTAGCTTCAGCATCTGAATCTTGCCCATGGCAAACGTTTCCGTCTTCCAGGCGAAAGGTGCACTGATGAGGCCGGTAATTTTCTCGGCAACTATAGACCCGGTATTGACGATTAGTATCTCCGGCCTTTTGAGAAGAGCCGGATACTCCAGGTATCTGGGGTCGTCAATCCGGGCAATGACCCTTTGGATCCCGTGAGAGTGGGAAAAAAGGGCGGAAAGGATATTGGTTCGGTCATCTCCGGAGACGCAAATTACTATATCAGCCTTCTCTATCTCCGCTTCTTTCAAGACGGCCGGGTTGTCTCCGTCGCCCTGAATGGTAAGAACGTCGAGTGTTTCTTTAATCCGCTCGACCGTGTCCCTCTCTTTCTCGATGACCACGATGTCGTGTTCCTGAGAGAGACTTTTTGCCAGAAAGGACCCGATTTGACCGGCTCCTATGATTACAATGCGCATTCAAGAATTCCTGTATTAAATAATGGGTATGGTGTTATGGAGTAGTAAGTTTAACAACTCTATCCCACTTTACAAAATGCTTTCTTTGCCTGGAATGGTTTGAATTCGTTCTATATGGGGCAATAAAAGATCGCCCTCGCTTTCTAGCTCCTAGCCTTGGCGGCGGCCCTAAGCTGAATGAGCTTCAAAACCCCTAGAATTATTATTCCAACTGAAATTAGCTGAGCCTGAGAAAGTCCGGGAATAAAGCTGGGACTGGTATTTCGGATGAATTCTATGAGAAATCTTTCAATTCCCAGTAAGATAAACATGACTGAGGAGAGCCAGCCATTAGGTCTCTCTTTCTTACGAATCTTCCAGATAAAGAGGAATAAACCAATCATTAGGAGGGTGTCATATACCTGGGTGGGATGAACCCTTTCCATGGTTGGGGGCGCACCATGGGGAAAAGCCATAGCCCAGGGCAGGTCTGACGGGGTTCCGTAATCGTCGCCCACCAGAAAGCAGCCGACCCTGCCGACAGCG
Protein-coding regions in this window:
- a CDS encoding potassium transporter TrkG, translating into MNIKLSLNPIGHFLKFLGLLMLVPAVCSLIYGEDDLETFLISAIITSVFGLTLEILTKTSEDFEELERREAFLIASLCWLSASIFGAIPYVVYGVFENPVDAFFESVSGFTTTGASVMRDIELFPHGILFWRNLTQWLGGMGIIILGIAILPRLAVGGMQLMSLEVPGPTTEKLTPRITETAKKLWVVYLLFSAIQALLLFLAGMSVYDSIVHTFSTMSTGGYSTKNLSIGAFGNPYIEIVVIFFMFIAGMNFVLHYGLLRGDYKKLIRDPEFGFYLFLTIGAIILVTLELWMRMNPDFLDALRAASFQVVSIGTTTGFATDNFDLWPSFSKWLLLILMFLGGCAGSTSGAIKNIRIMILLKKCYREIHKLIYPKAVLPIRLGKKAVSEEAVSSATGFFLLYLVVFLIGTLLIMAEGASIVTAISACAATIGNVGPGLEQVGPTLNYAGLTSLSKIVLSLLMLLGRLELFTILVLFAPAFWRK
- a CDS encoding prolipoprotein diacylglyceryl transferase — encoded protein: MYPVLFRIGDVVISSYSVMVLLAFLVGYWLGEIELKRRGLNGNLADLLLLACVLGGIGGGKVLFLLQNVTLSELVADPVQYLSSGLTFYGGLIGALLLIGLVVWKKKVSYWAVTDSLAPGLILAYAVGRVGCFLVGDDYGTPSDLPWAMAFPHGAPPTMERVHPTQVYDTLLMIGLFLFIWKIRKKERPNGWLSSVMFILLGIERFLIEFIRNTSPSFIPGLSQAQLISVGIIILGVLKLIQLRAAAKARS
- the trkA gene encoding Trk system potassium transporter TrkA; translated protein: MRIVIIGAGQIGSFLAKSLSQEHDIVVIEKERDTVERIKETLDVLTIQGDGDNPAVLKEAEIEKADIVICVSGDDRTNILSALFSHSHGIQRVIARIDDPRYLEYPALLKRPEILIVNTGSIVAEKITGLISAPFAWKTETFAMGKIQMLKLKIEESAPIIGKKLAELGPAKSWIFVAVSRNGKITIPTGETRLKAGDYVFAFGVPSVLQRLKELLGVREEKVESVVIVGGGKIGSKVAMNLCEHEISVRLIENDPNQARRIAEDLPSVLVFNGDATDSETLKEAGVASADYFIALTGDDEDNVFSALLAKNLGAKKATVLYTKPEYIEVIEAIGVDRAVSVRLATANEILSHLRIGGVTHVALVEEGKAEVLEFEVTKNTKILDCPLQKAGFPHGAIVGIVSRGSEVIIPRGDYKPLLGDRLIVFSLPEAVKNVEKILG